The genomic stretch TGTAAATTTAATTTTACATGTCAGTGGATGGTTGACAGAGTGTTGCGGTCGATATACAAGAAGTGCGGTTGAActgtttaagatataaaaggtAATCGAGGGCAACCAAAATAAAACCTTAGTCAACAAAAGTGAAGCACACAACTGAGAAGCATTTGAAAGAGAAACAGTCACAAAAAGGGAAAACGTAACAAGAGAATAATCTAGAGAGGGGTTTTTTAGTTACTATAACTGTTGCAGTAATGGTGAAAGGATATGGAAGAATAAGCTACCacaaaactctataaatagcagaTGAAATCAACAGAAACGGAGCCTCACACTAAccaaaccaaataaataaatctatcAATTTAATTTATCTAACTTTTCATAAGATTAGCAGTAATCAAGTGGTGGTAATTCTTAGCCATAATCTTTAGTGTAATCgaagtctacgctcatacgttaaatttgttctttatccaatatcaagtaGTTATTTCAAGAGACACGTTCTTGTAATTGCTCCTAGTAACCGATTATGAGTTTTTCCTTATGTTTGATTTGCACTAGTATTCTAAAAGTCATTAATTGTGAAAGGCACAAAGTAACCTATCTTCGTAGGAAGAATCCTACCCTCTAGTTATCGCTTTCAAGTGGCCGAGTAAGTGACCGAtcttctcaggagtttcaacacctggtcgagggtttgagtacccataggtggtgaaattccactacggtgtgagtgtgtggtggtgtgtgtgcatatgtaaaaaaagaaagaacagaAGAAGTGACCGGCCTTCTCATAACCTGATCACATATGTTGATATTGGACGTACTTGTTTATTTTGGTGCTTGAGGTCAAGATCGATTAGTTTGGATTGAGCTACTATATCGTTTCTGACACgctcacatgattgaaaacagaCTGAACAACTAACACTGTCTTATAATACTAGCTATTTTAATACAAGATAAATGGATTGTCTACCAATATGGTCAATGGCCCACTACAAAATaaatagattatcaattgcatcattataattactttaatatgatgatctgcaccatccaaacattgtccatgtaaattaactgttaaaaatcattgattagtcactcagatgtgatcttgtgtttgtgggccatttgagacttggaatttcatcattttttgggccaCGAACTTCTTACAACCattttataaaatattatatacgtatactaattatatatattaaaaccgatttagtaattaaattcattaGGGGATTCTAAATGCAGGGTGGCTACGGGGGTTCTGAATGGAACGGGTTCCAAATGCACACTCAAGAACAAGTCTTTACTCGTctggtaaaaaacaaaaataaaaatggagaagGCCTAATTTCCGAATAAGAAAATTTCCGTtgggatacaaagattgcaatgCGTCACATATACGTGCCTAGTTAGAAAACGTGTGTTGATATCCCTACTTCAACTCACTCGCGCGAATACCATTGTTGTTTCTCTATATTTCCCTAAACATCTCACGTTTTCTTGAATACATCACGACGTATAGTCATCTGATATGTCAGGACTATATAGCCATTGGATCTGGGTTCATGTTTTAGTGATCTAAACGTAGATTTGTGAAAATACAGAGTACTTGAAGGCTTCTTTCAAATTATTCGAGATTAAAAGATCATAAACTCTTGATTAATTTCCAAAAAAACACGCGTCAAAGGGACGGTCCATATTTAACAGGTAAGAGCTAATTAATGAGAGGTTTAGGTATCATCCATATATGCCAAAGCCTAtcatataaagggtttggatcaagtAAAAAGGCCCCCAGATCCAACGGTTTTAGTCACGATGTATCATCGACAATACGTCGGGATGTATGGTAGAGATCTTTGTACATTTAAATCTCATCAACCCCATTCATGGTCGTTCATTCCGCTTCTCTGTTTCTATCAGCATCTCGTCTGTTTTCCGAATTTCAATTACCTCTCATACGAcgatccaagatcacccaaacACTCCACGCCCCAAATTCGTCAATTTTCCCGttccaaaaccctaacccaaaaTCCAATTCAGATCTAATCGCCCTTCaaaacaaaaccctaaaaacctCCCCAAATCCATAGAAACCTCCTTGTCGAAAATCAAAACCATCCCACTCTAATTCATGCCTCCCTGAAGAAAATCCATCTTCCCAAAACCGAGACACATCTCAGATTCTTGAAGAAGGAGACAAAGCCCTAGAAACCCCAATTCCAAtcgaaaccaaaaccaaaacctaatccGAATCCGAATCCGAATCCATATCCGACCCATTTCATTTCAATCCTTCCTGAATAAAAGCCCTAAGGTAATTCAGAATAGAGAGCCTCCCCTTTTGTCGTGCGATGGGCGTGGGTCGTATCTGTAAAGGAACCTCCAAACCCTCATCTTCTTCTCCAtcttcatctccttctgtcacgaCTTCTACGTCTCTCACGCAGACTGTTAACGGGTCCCACCAGTTCAAGATCGCTGGGTATTCCCTGTTAAAGGGCATTGGGATCGGGAAATACATCCCGTCTGAAACTTTCACGGTCGGGGGTTATAACTGGGCCATCTATTTCTACCCAGATGGGAAGAGCATCGAAGATAATGCGGCATACGTGTCGCTGTTTATTGCGCTTGCGAGCGACGGGACGGACGTGAGGGCGCTGTTCGAATTGACGCTTTTGGATCAGAGTGGGAAGGAGAGGCACAAGGTGCACAGCCATTTTGGGAGGACGCTGGAGAGTGGGCCGTATACGCTCAAATACCGTGGAAGCATGTGGTACGCTCGCATTTCTTTTCTTTGCTCTTGGGTTTCATGTCATGTAAAAGCATTTGCTATTATGTTTCTCACAAGGATTCTTGTTGATTTTGTTCTTAAATTCGTGGACATTGTCttggaggaattatatgatcctcagcCAAGGATTTGTAGTATTCTCGGGCCTTGAGTTTGATAGgcggggcccattgttaggcatTTCAGTCCGTTAAAAGATCAGCCAAATGATTGAGAGGCCCTAATAATCCAGTCTCTTAACACAGTGTTCCATTGAACGTGAACAATTTGCTGTATTGTTTTATTTGCCTTCTGCTTGCATTCGCCCAtcgaagggttaggattgtcaCAACAGGGAGTTTTTGGGGATCCATTGGATCAGTGGGACAGCCATGGTGGTCCCATCAGATTGAATATCTGGGTCACTAATTCATGCCTCCCACTTGTACGAACTCAAATCCTGGTGACACTACATGTCCTTGGGCTGATGATTGTATAATTCTTGTTTGACAGAAGGATATGCTATATTACAGTTATTTCTTTGGGAACAATCTTTTATTATCATTGTCATAGCCTTTTCCCAGCTGGAGGCTGGCTTTATGAAATTACTATCTTTTATTCCTAGCTCAGGGTATAGCCATCGTCTAGCTTGAACGAGATTCAAAACAGGCATTCTCATGATGTCTCAGCAAAAGGTTTTAAGACTGGCTTTCCACCTGACATCAACCCTCCTTTGTGTGGGCTTGGGACCGGCCGGCATGTCATTCCTGGTGAAGCGGATACAAATTAATGGAGTGTTACAGTATTACTAGATATTTATGTAGCACAAGTTGTGGTTTGTTTGTGGTGAGATTGGATATATGAAAAATTCATACCTTTAGTTTTGGATTATAGTCTTACAAGAAGGTAATGTGTGCAAAGGATGTCTAGTGACATGTCATTACAAATGTGATGTGCCCCGGTGGGTTTCAGTCTCACATTATTTTGAAATACAATATCATCACTTCTAGAAGAGATTTCTTGTGGGTTTGTGGGGACACTCACAAAGTCCACCTCTAATGAAATGGGTGGAAGTCCAAAAGCTTAAATATGAGGGAGGCATTGGTATAGGAAGGATTAGAGAAAGGAATAGAGTTTGCCAGAATGTGGTGGAGATTTGGTAAAGAGCAAGAGTCATCATGGAGGCAACCATGGCCCCAAAATATGGAATAGAGGAGAGAGCGTGGGAGCTGGGAGTTGTTTCTAGTGGGAAGGACTCTTTGTGTGGAAAGCTATTTTGAAGTTAGGAGATACATCTAAAGGAGTgggaaaaataatttattaaggTGTTAGATTCAAATATGGTAACGGACTTTTGGGAAGACCTTTGGCTTGAGGATGATAATTTGGCTAATATGTATATAAGGCTATATCTAATAACCATCCTAAAATCTTCCATAAAAAATGTTAATGAAGTGGTGAATGACAATGTTTTTTGGTCGAGACAATTTTGGAGGGATCTATAGGATTTCGAGATAGACATGCTAGTTAATTTCCTTTTGAGTAAGATGAAAAAAATGTGTGCTCCATTAGCTACTGGCTCCTTTGCCAAACTTTTCTTTGAGGCTATGCATCCACTAATATCTAGTTAGCTCCCTTGTCTGTTAGTTTGGGGTCTACATGCTCCTCCACCCGTTGAGGCTTTCTGTTGGGCAGCTTCCATAAATGAGACATTGATGCTGGATgaccttaaaaaaaagaaaaagatgtagAATTGATGGATCATCTATTTATTTTGTCATGCAGCTTGGAGGATTCGGAGTGAACTTTTTCCTTTCGAAGTTGATCGGGCCTTGCATCTTTCTGACTGTCCTTTCAATCCTCGAAGCAAAAATCCTTTGAAGGTTGTTGCCATTTGCATTCATGTGGGAAATATGGAAAGAGCAGAAGaatctttgaatatcttctttctagCCATGAGTAGGCAATTAGAAAGATAACAAGATCTTTGGAAGCTGGGGCAGGAGCTCTTGAAATATCTATAGTGCTTGTATATCTAGTCTCCTTGGCATTTAGGGGGATGTGGCCTACCATCAAAGTGGATCATTGGTCCCCTTTGTCTCTTTGTTAGAGTAAATTAAACATTGATGGAAGCTCAATTTGGAATCTTGGCCTGTTAGGGACTGCAGGGGTGTTCCCAAGGATGGACATGGGTTAATGAAATTCTCTTGTTTGGATCCCTTGGGTGTGAGCTCCTCGAATCGGGCTGAGCTCCTGGCAATCAAAGCTGGAGTGGAGAAATTTTCCAATCGAATAGAAGGTCCTCTTATAGTTGAGTGCAATTTGCTTGGGCCTCAGTGGCATCTTATCATCCATGAAAATGCCTTTTTATCTATATTGAACTGAGACTACCATCTTGCTTCGAGGTAAACTGTTTTTAAGTGTATTAAATTGTAAATTGAATTGTATTGTGGCGGATCATTGGCAGAGGATGGGGTCTGAATGGATCATCTGTGTGTAGGGGAGTTGTATCAATTGCCTTGATGGATCTGGTCTACTTTATTCCCTTTTTCACATTTGGGGCATCTTAATGAAGCTTTCTACGAATAAAAAAGGAAGATATCATCACTCAGATTATGACCCTATTTCTAGTACCAATTAATGTTCCTGTGACACGTTATTGGCTACTTTAAGCCTATAATGTTGCCTTTCCAACAGAGCCAAGATTATACAACTCCAACAATCAAATAAGAAATGGTTCAAGAATGTTCAGGTGCAATGTTTTGATGGAAATTTGAGTTCTGGTTTTTCTTTCGATATGTAGAGGTACTttaaattttcttattctttttcttttttaatttgggtatcTTTAGGCATTGATTTGTAGACGCCtaaaaattaaaatgagaactcatTTTAATTAATCATAATCATGTATTAGGGGTCATGATTATTGGTTATCAATATTTTTTTCAAGGGGAATAATCTTGATGATTAACGATCTTGAATACAAATTATAATTACCAATGTTATCAGAATCGTACAGTTTCATATGGTATGAATCATATGATTCATATCATTGTAATGACCTAGATTATTAGTTTAAATCACGTTTTATAAAACTTTTGCCATGTTTCGTTTTGACCTCTTCAAATTTACATTTAAACCATCCCGTTTGGTGATCAGACCTGTAGCATCTTGGATTTAATTTCTAAATGCCCATAAATCGAGCTGACTGGCCAGACTTTGGTTTATATCACGAGTCTTAGATTAAATTTTCAGTTCTATAAGGTAACCAGATTAAGAGATTCGAAGGTTCCAATTTCCCATATCATTAATGGTGTAAATAGATGTAGATAGGGGGGATGATTAAATTAGGGGCATAGGGGGCCTAATCTAAATGTTTCGAGTCGTTACATGTGTTTGTAGCATATTTTGTGACGCGTGATGGTTGATTTTTTTTAGACTATTTGATTTGTTGGTTATTTTAAATTCCATGTATGTATGGTTTGTATTTTAAAGGTATATGTAGGGTTAGTAAGAGTCAGTGTGTTTTGGACCATTCTTGAGGTATACTTTTGAATTCTCTTCGATAGGCTTATCGTTTTCAATTTGTTAGGCATCTTAGAAGGCTCAAATTCGTTAAGACGTGGGTGAAGTTGAAGATCTAGGGAGATGCCATAATAGCCCTTGAAATTTATCATGGGCGTCATTAATAGATCAAACgctaatattgggcttgttggaaaGGTGAAGGAGAGAAAGGTTAATGGTTTTCGTCATAAGTGGATggtgcacgtggggcccacaggctATCAAAGTTTTGGACCTggtagcccccccccccccctctctctctctctctctctctctctctctcttaataagGGGATGTTATAAGTGGAGCCCACTTGTGGGCATGCGTTACTACAAGAGGGGTGTGCCATGTGCGTTACCACAAGGAGGGGCTCGCAGGTGGAGTGTGGCGCTTTTGGTGATTCTTTGGTCAATCTGGCTTGAAAGGACAACCCTTCAAGAATGAGAGTCAAGTGGTTGTGTTGGTCTTAAGGCACAGGTCTTAGCGAGTATTTCTGATTTGATATCTTTGAAACCTGTTAAGGGTCGTCTCTTCAGGGTGTTGAGGGTGTCTGTGTGAAGTTTTCCTTGTAGCCAACGGTGCTGTTGGCTGAGGTGGGTTTGTatagttccttttttttttctttcatattttgGCTTGGGTGGGTTTTTATAGATCTTTTTTCCTGTTGTCTTTGTTTTGGCTTCAGCCCTAATAAAGATTTttcatctcaaaaaagaaaaaacagaaatgACCAAGATACATATCAGGATGTGGTGATTGAACATATATGCAAACTACAATTGAACATCGGAACTGAGAAGTATAGAGATGTATTGTAAATATACATAATGAGAAATGCAGGAAGATTTTAACTCATGTTTTTCCTGATTGCAATGGCTACATACTTCCGATTCTTTCAAAAATGGCTTCATACTTCTGATGCATGTCCAACATGGCAATATAAAAAGCTGATGTGCTGTTGAAAAAAATTTCCCGTTTTATGGATTAACCTCTTCATGTCTCATGTGGTTTTTCAAGCAAATCATGTCAACTCATCTCGATCCTGTATTTGGTCAGTTATCGTGTATGATGTGGACTACCttttaacatcatcatcatcatcatttaagcctcaTCCCAACCGATTGGGGTCGGTGGATTTCTTTTTAACATGGGTGAAAATATTCAAGTAACTTCAAAATGGCCCATAGTGAAAGTTAGTCAAAGAACTGGTTATGAATGATAGGCACAACATAATAAATCTTACTGTTTAATTGCGCAGGGGTTACAAACGTTTTTTCAAAAGAACTGTTCTAGAGACATCAGACTACCTCAAAGATGACTGCCTATCGGTCCACTGTAGTGTTGGTGTTGTTATGTCGCATACAGAGGGACCCAAGATTTACACAATTGCAGTGCCACCTTCTAACATAGGAGAGCATTTTGGGCAACTCCTTGAAAGTGGAAAGGGAACCGATGTAAATTTTGATGTTGATGGGGAGATTTTTCCTGCCCACAAGTTGGTACTTGCTGCTCGCTCGCCCGTGTTCAGAGCACAACTTTTTGGCCCTATGAAGGACCGTAACACGCAGTCCATAAAGGTTGAAGACATTGAGGCTCCAGTTTTTAAGGTTGTTCAGTGCCTTCCTCTCCCTATAATTAGATTTTCTAATTATGTCAAAATGCTTTTACTTTCAATGTCTTcccctcttttcttcttcttcttcttcttccttttttctttttaattttttttaaaaaaagattttcTGATCATATTAATTTGCTTGGATATTTTTGTGCAGTATGTTAACATGCAAAATTTTTATGAGATAATAGGTGTAGAAAATACATTAAAATTGGCAATCGGGAttatgtatatgatatttggGCATTTATCCAAGATACACAATATCATGCATGGATTCATACATATTGCAAGTCTCTATTAAGTTGAGTCCATGAATTTCAATTGCTGCTCAGATTGGTTATTTGTGATCATGATGAAAAGGAAAAGAATTATAAGTAGATGGCTTGATATAGTGTCACTGTATGTGCTTAGTTGGTTGAATGTTGAAGGGATGCTAATCATCATTGTTgtgatcatcatcatagccttgtccgaGATATTTGGACTGGCTTTATGGATCTTGTTTCACATGTTTGTCAAGATTCGAAACAGGAATTCTCATGGTTTAGCAAAAGTTTGTTGACTGGATTTTTGCCTAACAGCAATCTCCTTTATCTGGGCTGGAGACTGGCTCATGCCTTGCTACAATGAGTTCCCATGATTCTAGGCATAAGAATATAGATAAATTTAATGCGCTTTCTAAGTTTACTAAACCAGATCAGTGAGTGCATGAAGGTTTGTGGAGAATGTTTATTTTGAGGAAGTATGTCTTGGCAAAGGGGGTGGGAGCGGGTGATAGGGTGGGTGGAAAAGTTTCATGGGAACTAGATTCTTAGTGAATGTGGGAGACAATGTTTGATTGTGGCAGGATCCTTTTGCATGGGAGAAAATCTGTACCAACTTGATTTCTAAGGCCATGGGGGTAATCTCTTTAGAGAATAACTTAGTTAAGAGTGTTATTAAGAGTTTGGGTGGGCTTATTTGTAATATGTACTAGAAGAAATCTCAAAGATGAAGAAGCAGAAGATTTTATGAAGTTAAAGCTGATTCTCGGTGATGTC from Magnolia sinica isolate HGM2019 chromosome 17, MsV1, whole genome shotgun sequence encodes the following:
- the LOC131231690 gene encoding BTB/POZ and MATH domain-containing protein 2-like; amino-acid sequence: MGVGRICKGTSKPSSSSPSSSPSVTTSTSLTQTVNGSHQFKIAGYSLLKGIGIGKYIPSETFTVGGYNWAIYFYPDGKSIEDNAAYVSLFIALASDGTDVRALFELTLLDQSGKERHKVHSHFGRTLESGPYTLKYRGSMWGYKRFFKRTVLETSDYLKDDCLSVHCSVGVVMSHTEGPKIYTIAVPPSNIGEHFGQLLESGKGTDVNFDVDGEIFPAHKLVLAARSPVFRAQLFGPMKDRNTQSIKVEDIEAPVFKALLHFIYWDDLPDLQELTGLNSKWASTLMAQHLLAAADRYGLERLRLLCEVKLCDEVAINTVATTLALAEQHHCFQLKSVCLKFVAMPENLRAVMQTDGFEYLKVSCPAVLTELLEYVAKVGEHSIIVSRHHASEALDGSDANGRRVKQRI